The Pochonia chlamydosporia 170 chromosome Unknown PCv3seq00016, whole genome shotgun sequence genome contains a region encoding:
- a CDS encoding C2H2 finger domain-containing protein (similar to Metarhizium acridum CQMa 102 XP_007809561.1) codes for MAHHRRSLDPDESDSSFSPEIESCFDEDEADLSGEETEATDLDVQQDDDLDFEDQIQLFGGNIHPPEYYRRGIEEFNESSFVGEDYSPGSTILLDAIELWWQQFCNEVLSRDPHACFESISIGMLYKFFEWRLNQRAGKDGRKLRGTTKSSSLGTAWKVFRLVYERAVGAKLDPKLNRNMHKVLRELAKKHELSDQKRANRCMTINDLKEQIETTLSTTKKSFDIGEHRILAVLFLLLLAPAGSRPTSILRLRFGDIRVALARDPEGGPHKILIRFTLEFTKSYLGTKDTKTFTIPEMMFDPSLLLSPHAFLLGILFRHQAFRASHLTSPRQLDELDIHPGERELPLPLRSDLKEVCIFRRAVKTLTGYEMSATKTITNGMMASWIKRVGEIMGLQYETIPYSLRYNAANEFDQSPDMSEALRNLSLDHANSVPFQKHYLGRVVRADPWAIIRREKPQQALIDQACSIGHSMSKRRPTGLTAEQSASVASDSKVRRLTAQLRKLRPGSEQHKKTHRELRSLKQRLKRELKQKIRDDWTDEQAVVDIERQLQGVGFAEPWVDNAIRPQRPAQKLLVEALKTPVDDTLEGQYQRRDNAIEAIVAYCSIEEGPTIRRTHVLRTTPVSNENLREHPEDSPLFLATMSVFIDNPKQRPRRCFLCIGNALSLPSDDPRVEDKISEFYTPGDLSKHFRRRHLAQLRDNDQPFMERSPETPTANRSILSAVKTIKMFRSWG; via the exons ATGGCACACCATCGACGCTCGCTTGATCCGGACGAATCTGACTCCTCTTTTTCACCAGAGATTGAGAGCTGCttcgatgaggatgaagcgGATCTGTCTGGTGAGGAAACTGAGGCAACCGACCTTGACGTCCAACAAGATGATGATCTGGACTTTGAAGATCAAATCCAACTTTTTGGTGGAAATATACATCCGCCTGAATATTACCGGAGGGGCATAGAAGAATTCAATGAAAGCTCTTTTGTTGGCGAAGACTACAGCCCCGGGAGTACAATACTCTTGGACGCGATAGAGCTGTGGTGGCAGCA ATTTTGCAATGAAGTTCTATCGCGTGACCCTCACGCTTGCTTCGAGTCGATCTCCATAGGCATGCTCTATAAATTCTTTGAATGGCGGCTGAACCAAAGGGCGGGCAAGGACGGGAGAAAATTGAGAGGCACCACAAAAAGCAGCTCGTTGGGCACAGCCTGGAAAGTCTTCCGACTTGTATATGAGCGGGCTGTTGGTGCGAAGCTCGATCCAAAATTGAATCGTAATATGCACAAG GTCCTCCGAGAGCTTGCAAAAAAACACGAACTTAGCGACCAGAAGAGAGCTAATCGTTGCATGACTATTAACGATTTGAAGGAGCAGATCGAGACAACGCTCAGCACCACAAAGAAGTCGTTTGACATTGGAGAACACCGAATTCTGGCTGtgcttttccttctcttATTGGCTCCTGCAGGCTCTCGCCCAACGTCCATCCTCCGGCTTCGCTTTGGGGACATCCGAGTGGCCTTGGCGAGAGATCCGGAGGGTGGACCACACAAGATCTTAATTCGATTCACGTTGGAGTTCACAAAATCATACCTTGGTACTAAGGATAC CAAAACATTTACCATCCCCGAGATGATGTTCGATCCGTCTTTGCTCCTTAGTCCCCATGCCTTTCTGCTGGGCATTCTATTTCGCCACCAAGCATTTCGCGCATCCCATCTCACCTCTCCTAGGCAACTAGATGAGCTGGACATACATCCCGGCGAGCGGGAGCTACCCTTGCCTCTAAGAAGTGATCTGAAAGAGGTATGCATATTTCGTCGCGCTGTCAAAACATTGACGGGGTATGAAATGTCAGCAACGAAGACCATCACaaatggcatgatggcgagctggATTAAGAGAGTGGGTGAAATCATGGGACTTCAGTACGAAACAATACCGTACAGCCTGCGCTATAACGCAGCCAACGAGTTTGACCAAAGCC CCGACATGAGCGAGGCGCTCCGGAATCTCTCCCTTGACCACGCCAACTCCGTCCCGTTCCAAAAACATTATCTTGGCCGCGTTGTCCGTGCTGACCCATGGGCCATTATCCGTCGCgagaagccacagcaggCGCTTATAGATCAGGCTTGCAGCATTGGTCATTCAATGAGCAAACGCCGGCCGACGGGCCTCACGGCCGAGCAATCGGCGTCCGTCGCATCAGATTCCAAAGTTCGACGGCTTACTGCCCAGCTGCGAAAATTACGCCCAGGATCTGAACAGCATAAGAAAACACACCGCGAGTTGCGATCACTAAAACAGAGGCTGAAGAGAGAACTGAAACAGAAGATTCGGGACGACTGGACTGACGAACAGGCCGTGGTGGACATTGaacgccaactccaaggaGTCGGCTTTGCAGAACCATGGGTGGATAATGCAATCCGTCCCCAGCGGCCGGCTCAAAAGTTGCTGGTCGAGGCCCTAAAGACTCCAGTCGATGATACTCTTGAGGGACAGTATCAACGCAGGGACAACGCGATTGAGGCCATAGTTGCATACTGCAGCATCGAAGAGGGGCCAACAATACGCCGTACTCATGTACTGCGAACGACACCAGTCTCGAATGAGAATCTTCGTGAGCACCCGGAAGACAGTCCACTGTTTCTCGCGACTATGTCTGTTTTTATTGACAATCCCAAACAGAGGCCTAGGAGGTGTTTCCTCTGCATTGGCAATGCACTCTCATTGCCATCAGACGACCCGCGCGTAGAAGACAAGATTAGCGAATTCTACACGCCAGGAGATTTGAGTAAACACTTCCGTCGAAGACACCTAGCGCAATTGCGGGACAACGATCAGCCA TTCATGGAACGGTCTCCTGAGACCCCTACCGCAAACCGATCGATTCTTTCTGCAGTCAAGACTATCAAGATGTTTAGATCCTGGGGATAA
- a CDS encoding ankyrin repeats (3 copies) domain-containing protein, whose amino-acid sequence MKPYLPPEIILLVAGHLSPSHLVSLLRAAPGLSPLLTRRHASLLHYLAEEGDGTLMALLVANGNFTPDLKDENSRTPLSCAAQSGHQGVVKLLLERQDVDANSRDDDGMTPLSRAASDGHEAVVKLLLERQDVDANSRDNSGMTPLSRAASDGHEAVVKLLLEQCGK is encoded by the coding sequence ATGAAACCTTACCTCCCACCCGAAATCATCCTTCTCGTTGCAGGACACctctctccttctcacctGGTGTCCTTGCTTCGCGCGGCACCTGGACTGTCGCCATTGCTGACTCGTCGCCATGCTTCACTACTGCATTACCTCGCGGAAGAGGGAGACGGTACGTTGATGGCCTTGCTTGTTGCAAATGGCAATTTCACCCCGGACCTGAAGGACGAAAACTCGCGGACGCCTTTGTCGTGCGCCGCACAAAGCGGACACCAAGGGGTGGTaaagcttctgcttgagcgACAAGATGTCGACGCCAACTCGAGGGACGACGATGGTATGACACCGTTATCCCGGGCGGCGTcggatggacatgaagcagTGGTaaagcttctgcttgagcgACAAGATGTCGACGCCAACTCGAGGGACAACAGTGGTATGACACCGTTATCCCGGGCGGCGTcggatggacatgaagcagTGGTaaagcttctgcttgagcagtgtggtaaataa